From the Lolium rigidum isolate FL_2022 chromosome 2, APGP_CSIRO_Lrig_0.1, whole genome shotgun sequence genome, one window contains:
- the LOC124689535 gene encoding uncharacterized protein LOC124689535: MGGGAADQGQSCADPPSEPAVLEQRHHSHPPRVLLPRHGLRPESSSLPIPDEILAEIFLRLSTPTDLIRASGACASFRRVAAGRSFVRRFRKLHHPPLLGFLDERGVFLPALPPYPSAPADIAADFSFSFLPAPARDWVVRDSRDGRVLLDRTCPLLKIPFREMVVCDPLHRRFLLLPPIPDDLAATVEDPILTDTSSSEAFLIPRCEDDEEETSFRAIWMSQCQTKLFAFVFSSNTGQWRAVPSRSWNDLLAGLLPIGSAIFYHRECLYGCFYWRTGRSMEMKMLVLDTGMMEFSIVEPLHEFRYSLDVATVEAGKGRLGMFVLADAMCNLSYSTRQNDGGGSSTQWQMEQTVSLGSGYLFSIIGTAERYLFLYRWQSSVSDFRVFAVDIKTFQLQQVCHVPKLCKLDAYINFPPSVLSLPTISSGVENEAEETLEQGCAPSSSA; the protein is encoded by the coding sequence atgggcggcggcgcggcggaccaGGGCCAGTCCTGCGCAGACCCTCCCTCGGAGCCGGCCGTCCTCGAGCAGCGGCACCATTCCCATCCTCCTCGCGTGTTGCTACCTCGACACGGCCTGCGGCCGGAATCGTCCTCGCTGCCGATCCCCGACGAGATCCTGGCGGAGATATTCCTCCGGCTGTCCACCCCAACGGACCTCATCCGCGCCTCTGGCGCGTGCGCCTCCttccgccgcgtcgccgccggccgctCCTTCGTCCGGCGCTTCCGCAAGCTCCACCACCCGCCTCTCCTCGGCTTCCTCGATGAACGCGGGGTGTTCCTCCCTGCCCTCCCGCCGTACCCCTCCGCGCCGGCAGACATCGCGGCagacttctccttctccttcctcccCGCCCCCGCTCGCGACTGGGTCGTCCGGGACAGCCGCGACGGCCGCGTCCTCCTCGACAGAACCTGCCCGCTGCTCAAAATCCCCTTTCGGGAGATGGTGGTGTGCGACCCCTTGCACAGGCGGTTCCTCCTGCTTCCCCCAATCCCCGACGATCTTGCCGCTACAGTGGAGGACCCAATTCTGACGGACACAAGTTCGTCCGAGGCTTTCCTCATCCCTCGCTgcgaagacgacgaagaagagACGTCGTTCAGAGCGATCTGGATGTCGCAGTGCCAGACCAAGTTGTTCGCCTTTGTCTTCTCTTCCAACACTGGACAGTGGCGAGCTGTTCCTTCTCGGAGCTGGAACGATTTGCTTGCAGGCTTATTACCGATAGGCAGCGCTATCTTCTACCATCGCGAATGCTTGTATGGCTGCTTTTACTGGAGGACAGGTCGCAGTATGGAAATGAAAATGCTGGTCCTCGACACTGGGATGATGGAGTTCTCCATTGTTGAACCCCTGCATGAATTCAGATACAGCTTGGATGTAGCCACGGTGGAGGCAGGGAAAGGCAGGCTTGGGATGTTTGTGCTTGCAGATGCCATGTGTAACCTCAGTTATAGCACTAGGCAAAATGATGGTGGTGGGAGTTCTACCCAGTGGCAGATGGAGCAAACAGTATCACTGGGTTCTGGGTACTTGTTCAGCATCATAGGCACAGCGGAGAGGTACTTGTTTCTGTATCGGTGGCAAAGCTCAGTTTCCGATTTTCGTGTTTTCGCAGTGGATATCAAAACATTCCAGCTTCAACAAGTGTGCCATGTTCCAAAGCTTTGCAAGCTGGATGCATATATCAACTTCCCACCATCAGTGTTGTCGCTACCGACAATATCAAGTG